In Corylus avellana chromosome ca8, CavTom2PMs-1.0, the genomic stretch ATTGTTGgtcatttctttccttttgattttcttaaatGTGTGCTGATGGTGACATGAGTCCTATGTGTTTTCATGATGGATGAATGAATTGCATTTTACTTGGTTTTAATCATTTTCGTCACTTACTGTTATTTAGACGAAGAGAGAGTACAGATGTTGAAGACTTGTTCATTGCTCATATTTCTGGAATGGATACCCTGGCCCGTGGACTTCGCAATGTTGCCAAGCTGATCGAGGTGATAAATTAATGTTGCTTCTATTTCTTGTCATTGGCTGGCTGCTTCTAATGAATTTATTAGAAAGTTTCTTTTCGTTCTCCTAATAACGAGACTGAATGGTTTTCTTTCATCACACAAAGGATGGTTCTTTAGCGGAGCTCGTTCGCAAGCGATACCAGAGTTTTGACACAGAACTTGGGGCTCAAATAGAGGTAATATGCTTCCATATCCTCCACccacccccttttttttcaaatttcttcaGGGCTAATGCATGGTTGCATCTTTCACTAGGCTGGTAAGGTTGATTTTGAGATGCTTGAGAAGATAGCCTTGGAAAGGGGAGAGCCCAAAGTTCCTTCGGCCAAGCAGGTAATTGGAAGGATAAATTCCTTTTATATCTTACAGGCTTCTAGTAACGATTATTTCAAAGCTTTCATGGCGCCCTTCACCTTACAACTGCCACATGCATCAACATTAAACATAATAAAGACTAATAACTGATATAGCTTAGCAATGAAAATGGGAGAGAAGCATGAATAGAATTAAAGAATGAAAATCTCCACTCCCCTCAAAGTGTGACTGTAATCAATGTATTTACttacataaattaatagtaaCATTTAGCGCAAAGAAGCATAGTAGGAAACCATCttgattattcttttttttagtcATCTTTTGTTTCATGTTTATGTTACTGATGCTCATGGTCCTCTAGTTTGTTGTTATTGCCTAGCCTACCAAAATTAGATTTTGACAGAGGGCTTTTGTGCAATGTTGCAGGAACTCGCGGAAATGATTTTCCAATCTGCATTGTAAAGGAACAGCATGCAGCACTAGACGActagtttttctctcttttcttaggGAATAATACGTAATAGAGATTTAACAATAAGGGACATAAATCATCTCGAAGCTAATCTCATAGTTTCTGCATTATGGAAAGTACATGGGATGTTGATCTTTGTCCTTCCCTCGTATAACCTCGGCATTATATGAGGCCGGTGGGTTCCATACGGGGGTCTCACATTATCTGTTCAAACTACTAGCAATTTAAGCAGGTAATTAACGTGGATCCTTATCCATGTATTGAGCTATGAGATACCTTTTTTTTCTAGGTAATTGCTTTGTACTGTGAGAGGCCTTTATTGATTTCATTGAGTAGAATGTGGAGCATGAAATGGCATGAATAGACTCGAACTTTTTATGGACCATGTTATGCTATAATGATCTTAGCTTATGTGTCTAATCAGGTCGTAAAAGCATATGAAAATCTCCAAATTAAGATATCCTGTCAGTCACTGGTAAGGGCCTACCTGAATATGTATGTTGTGTGCTAGACGTTACTATCACGACCATTTTAGATGGGCTAGAATATTAAGGTGGTTGTCTAAGGTTCCCTAAGAAATAAGGATCTCctaaaaatagatatttttttaagctAATGATATATTGTTACTTGATAAAAATAACTAGTTACTGCGTAAATAAAatggttaataactttttttgtacttgggttttgaggttttttaattttttcctctaggttttaaaacatgacaaaactagtatctcagattttgaaaaagaccGAATCATCACCTctagtttgaaaaattttatggGGGCTACCAATGGGGGTGAGCCAGCCACAGCTTGACCTTAGGGTGGCTAAGCCACCCCCGAAGCtggtctgggggtggctcaaggGCTATGggagtggttttggccacccctttttgGCCCATGAGGGTGGTTACTTTCGACCATccctagggggtggttcggccattCCCAGACCGGCTTTGGAGGTGGCTAAAGGtcaaattgggggtggccgatcacccccatagaatttttcaaactgtaGATGGTGATTcagtctttttcaaaatttgaggtagtagttttgtcatgttttaaatcctaggaagaaaattaaaaaacttcaaaatgtaggtaccaaaaaagttattaacccatAAAAATAGAGAGGTCTGCATAAGAGTAAGAAAAGTCCTTTCAAATTTAGAGAGCAAAAAGCTCTCCTCTCTCCTCAAGTAATCTCCCCCCTTTCTCTCTGGCAGCCAAGGGAAGAGGGAGTCTCAACTTCCTCCTCCCCCCCTATCCCTACGTCCTTCTCTCTCCCTTCCTTTCCTACCTCTTCTGAGGAATTTCTTCTTGGAGGCATCACTTGCCTCATTGGAGGCCCTTTCCATTGCTTTTGGCAATTTATCCTTCATCAACAACTTTGTTGTCTCCACTTCCGCAAATGGTTCGGTCACCGTCTCATCTAACTGTTTGCAGCTTTGGTTCCGCTCCCTTATGGAAattcttggatttggtttttatcAAAATCAGATGTACTCATTTCAAGAAGCCAAAGGCTTACAAGTGCCACCCCACCATGCTCCTGGCCTTTTTGCTACCAATTGCTGCCAGCAATGTCATTATTCGGCCACTGCGCGCCGAAGTGTGTACAACACGTGTTGATGCGTGGCTTGCATGAAATATTAATGACGAGGTGGTGCAATTAGTCGAAGAATATTTTGGAACCGATTATTTCATATGTATAGCATATCAAACTATTTCTTTATTCAAAGTAGAATTTTTCTTTGGGGGAGTGGTTTGATCTTGTACATGGGGGAGTTTTTTAATGCTGGTGGTCATCATTCAACGGCTTTATCTCGGTTCTTTGCAGTGCTATCCCTACAACATTCATTTAACAGTGGTTGTTGCCTTTTACCGCATAAGACTCTTCACCGAGTTCTTTTGCATTTTATCACCCTCTTGTGCGGCTTTGGAAAATATTCagcttgtttatggtttttctAGGACCATGGATGAAACCATTGCCTACTGTTTAGTCCTTTTGGACTTATCCGCAATTTCGTTTAggctttgttgttggggtgCCCATTTGCTTCTTGTTGTTTGAtccttaaaatttttcttagtttttgtaCGATTTCAATTTACtcttatgtttttaaattgtaTTATAACATTCCCAACTCAAAAAAGGCTAGATTTGTTAACTAGATAGTCCCAGACTCCCTAAAGCCCATTTACTTTCCTATGtttaaggaaaatttcaaaaaaatcataaaaaatactTACATTAGAAGCCCTAAATACAATCAACAGCAAAGCCCACATtagtttcccaatgcattgggaatTGTAGATGCctaatgcattattaaattataaaaaattaattttctcttctctctccttcaaTGTAGCAACaattctcttttctctcattTGTCATTGGTtgcaataataaaaagaaatagtatttaattcatatagagaaaaataaaaaaatttattgcgaagtgttttttttttttataagaaatcaaaaagtaattttattgtCTAAATCGAGAGAAAATGATTGAAAAGCTGTTTCTAGTGCTATGAGGGGCAAAGGTTATTAATAAAGAACAAATAAAGCACAATTAAATGCagaactgaaaaataaataaaaaagaagcaaaacgGAAAAGTGGCACAGCGTTCACCACTCACTCAGTTGAGCCATCCACCTTATCCCTTCAATTTAAATTCCCAGAGGGAGAAATGGCACAACAACGTTAACTTACAAGAGTGAGCCAGAAATGTTCCTGAAGCTCAACCTTCTATGCCTGGCCTCTTTGATCCTGCCTCTCGTGTGCCCTTCAACGGAATGGCCTCGTTCCACTTCCACCCCAACTCCCTCGCCGTGGCCGGAGCAATTTCACGCACTTCTCTACATGAACTTAAGCTCTTCTCAAACCCTCCAAATCACCCACCTCTGGTACGACTGGAGGAAAGGCCGGAACGTTAACATAATCCAGAAGCAACTGGGTGAGCTACAGTATGACGTTGAATGGAACAACGGCACGTCGTTTTACTATACGCTAGGCGCACAGGGGGCATGCGAGATTATGTATTTCGAGGTGGGCATTCCCCGGCCTGATTTTCTTGACGGAGCTGATTATCTGGGAACAACGGTCACGGATGGGTTTCTGTGCAACGTATGGGAGAAGGTGGATTTTATTTGGTACTACGAGGATGTCCTCACTGGGAGGCCTGTTCGGTGGGATTTCTATGATGGTAATTACtgcttcattttattttgttgcaaattaagttttttatttttcttacttgATTAATTACAATTGTAGCTATAACCGTAAAGCCGATCGGTGGCTACCGGCCCAGTAGCGGGAGAGATAATTCTGATACTTAAGTTAGAATAGTTTAAAAGAAAGATTTGAATGCACTGAGTAAGAAATTTTAGCCTAGGGCCAAAAGTTTCCTTTTACCTCGCATGAACTTACCTTTTATATTGTTCCTGCGATAATTGCCTTCGTGTTACGTTTCAGCCTAATAGGTTATTCTCTACAATAGCCTAGGTTTAAGCATCTCGTCCTAATTAAGAAAGTGTGATAGCTATATTTGTACTATCATCtcaaaatgattaatcaatttggagtttgcataaaatttcttataaagttcagtttcaTCTAGTAACTATACAAtatgacttaacactcatgattatctttataaaccacttgTTTTATGTGGACTACTTTTTATCTGCCCTATATGAGATCGAGGTGTTCCATCATATCTTCTCAATTAGAAGTGTATTTGGCACAGAGGGGCTATGCACGAACTTACCTTTTGATTGTTCCTACAATAACTGCCTTCGTGTCACATTTCAGCCAAATCGTGGGTTATTCCCACAATAGCTTAGCTTTAAGCATCTCAGATCTCCTCAATTAGAAATGTATTTGGCACAGTTGGTTAAGCACGAACTTACCTTTTGACTGTTCTTGCAATAACTACCTTCTTGTCACGTTTCAGCCTACTCGTGAGTTATTCCTCACAATAGCCTAGGTTTAAGGATTTGAGCATCTTCAGCAGAGTAGTTAAGTGGTTCATAATAGCTAAATATGAGCACTTTTTCTTCTCCAACAAATTAGCTTCGGAGCAAGTAAACTACATATTTTGCTAGTGAAGTTGCTATTCACTGTAACACgatgttcaaattttttaatattttttctctcttttctctctctctcaacgtttctctctcttctctcttaattctctccctccctcaacaGCCTGGTTCAGCACAACCTTCCTTGGTCCTTTGGAGACTCACTTTCTCCAACAAGAAAGTTCATCTACACTCCGTTTTTGTTGAGACGCTTGCAATATTGGTTCCCATTGTTATCGCAATTCATTCTCATTTCTCAACATTATTGgaattgttattgttttgatgCCATCCTTTCTGCCCCTAGTGGATTTTAGACCAAGAGAGCATGACCCAAGAGGGCATGGATTTCTTGACTGCTTTGACCCAAAAGGTTATGGTTGGTAATATAAATCATACCAAGGAGATGAGGAAGGGGTTCATATAATAGATGAGAATTGGTAAATGCGTCAGATAATGAATGAagactagaaaaagaaaataataatgaaagattaaaaaataatattttaaaatagtaaaaaataaaataaagaatctaTTGGAGttgacattaaaaaataaatagctaaaatagataaTTGTGCTTTTTAATTAGATAGAATACCTCTTACTACTGAGATACTCGAAGTGTATTTGGCACAGCATGGAGTTAAGCATGATTATTTGGCTTGGAGCATAATTTACTGTTATTGGGGTGGATTCCCCGCTACGTATGCCGACGACCAATTTTGTAGCTTTTGCATATGAATTTTGTGGGTCATGTGGGCCTGTCGGCCCAATTCCCAACAAATCATATTGGAGATTTATTGGGAACCACAATATCCAAATTtaacaagaagagaaaaattttctgcTCCCGATCAATGAAGATATAAATGTTTGC encodes the following:
- the LOC132190301 gene encoding uncharacterized protein At4g14100-like, which translates into the protein MFLKLNLLCLASLILPLVCPSTEWPRSTSTPTPSPWPEQFHALLYMNLSSSQTLQITHLWYDWRKGRNVNIIQKQLGELQYDVEWNNGTSFYYTLGAQGACEIMYFEVGIPRPDFLDGADYLGTTVTDGFLCNVWEKVDFIWYYEDVLTGRPVRWDFYDGISTHVITFEVGAVLQDSLTQAPSYCFSQEREKLLNADRAFKEGGHRYFLV